One Bemisia tabaci chromosome 7, PGI_BMITA_v3 DNA window includes the following coding sequences:
- the LOC109030054 gene encoding uncharacterized protein isoform X1, giving the protein MLYTSDLSCLRKKKNRGKTDTESETFIVSEIVTNGKYYLNKGHGFDPYVLAEFLTVQMKSLKDALKRKKKILVSSQKVCSITLRRTQAVFGQGANPSAYILPVSAVVPCPSFFLCRPLFGGASKLNLVCHQRTHEMLLQNVEL; this is encoded by the exons agaaaaaagaagaatagagGAAAGACAGATACAGAGTCAGAAACGTTTATTGTGTCAGAAATAGTCACAAATGGTAAATACTATCTCAACAAAGGCCACGGGTTTGATCCATATGTTCTAGCGGAATTCCTTACAGTACAGATGAAAAGCCTGAAAGACGCTctcaagaggaagaaaaaaatattag tatcATCACAGAAGGTTTGCTCTATCACTCTAAGGAGAACACAAGCAGTTTTTGGTCAAGGTGCTAATCCCTCTGCATATATTCTACCTGTGTCTGCAGTTGTACCATGCCCAAGTTTTTTCCTATGTCGTCCACTTTTTGGAGGAGCCTCCAAGCTTAACTTAGTTTGTCATCAGAGGACTCATGAAATGCTGCTCCAAAACGTCGAGTTGTAA